The DNA segment GAGCCGCGTTCACGCACGGCCTGCTGCAAGCCGCCGCCCGTTTTGGCGATGTCGCGCAGGAACCGGAACGCATCGAGCAGGTTGGATTTGCCGCTCGCATTTGGCCCGGTAAGGAACAGGCGCTCACCGAAGGACAAATCCACATTTACGAAATTGCGCCAATTCTTGAGCTTCAGGTGTCTAAATTGCATTTTGGCACTCCTTCGCCATCTTATTTTTACTAGGGATTGCAATCTTGCCTGTAACAGCGGCAGCGATAAGAGCGGCGCGGCGCTCTTTGAGCAAAGCCACGGTGCGTTCAGTTGCCGAACGCATTGCGTTCAGCTTTGCTGTTTCTTCAGTGATGTGAGCGACAATCCCATGCTGTTCGCCAAGAGGTGGGAGTGGGAAAAACATATTTCCGAAGTCTGAAAAGTGAATCCTCGGAGCACGCTCACGAACAGCAGTACAGCTGGCTTGAATGAATCCATTGAGCGCCATCACCCGCAGCAAGAATCCGAAATACGGATTTGAGACATCCACCCTGACTGGATTACAAATGATGTATTCGGGAGTGCACTTGCCATCCGAGTCACAGACACCGATGGCTCCGGCAAAGGCATCCATGGAGTGAAGAACAAGTTGTCCCGCTCTAACGCCCTGATAACCAAGTTCCTTAATTGCATTGGTAAATCCCTCTTCGCGGCGATTCTTCCGGAGGGTTACTTGGCCATCGCGGAAGCAGGTAACCATTTCGTCATCTTTACGAACAGGCAGCGATTGTTCCTGCCAAAGGAATTTCGCTCGTACCAGAGGCCAATGCGCCGGAATCTCGCCCAGCCAGGGGATGCCGGAGTCGCGGAGGGGGGCGCGGGGATCGAGGCCGCGGGTGACGGCGCGGGCTATGAGCGCCCGCCGCTTCTCTGCCAACAACCCTAGCACGCGCTCCTTCGCCGCCACCAGCCCGTCCAGCCGTGCTGTCTCGTCGTCCAGGTAATCCGCGATGGCGCGTTGCTCAAAAACAGGCGCCAACTCGACAGGCATATTGGCAACATCCTCAGTCGAGACAGCTTCGTAGGTGCTGCCGGTAGACTCGAAGTTGAGCTGGTACCGAGCTTCATGAATAGCCCACCAGGCAAACCGAAAAACCCAATCCTTGTTCGGCCGGATCGCGCAGAGTCCTCGCCCGATTCCCGTATTTTGCCTCGCGATGTTCAGTTCGCCAACTGGTGCTCGAACCGAGAAGAGAATGTCGCCCGTTATCGCAATTTTGGTAGGCGAGTCGCAGTATACCTTTGGCTCCGGGAACTGCACGCCAAAATCAGCTGTTCCCTGAAGGAAAGGCAGTCCATCCTCCGGCGACAATGTATACATGGTGGAAGGTGGAGATTGCCCCATCTCAAGATGCGCCAAGTACTTTAGACGGACTCTCGAGTGCGCTTCTGAGTCTCTCACTTCGTCACCTCCTGCAATAGCCGCATGATCTCCTCCTCCGCGAGCTTGAGATCCGCATCGATCTCTTCCAGCGGTCGCGGCGGCGTGTATTTGTAGAAGTGGCGGTTGAAGTTGATTTCGTAACCCACTTTGTCCTTGGTGCGGTCCATCCAGGCGTCGGCAACGTGAGGCTGCACTTCGCGTTCGAAATAGGCGTCTATGTCGTCCTTGAGCGGCACGTTCTCGAAGTCGCGCAAATCGGTGTCTGGCTCGTAGCACTGGCCGCGGCCACCTGTAGCAACCGGCCTGGCCTCGGGGTCCTTCTGGGCAAACACGCTGAGGAAGAGCTTCTGCTCGGTCGCCTTCCAGCGCGACCTACGCGTGTGGAGCAAGTCCTGGATCTGCGCCCAGACTGCATTCCAATCGCGTTGCGGCTCGCGGCCAAGAGCCTTGTCGATTGCTTGCACGTCATCGAGCAAGTGCGGGCAGGCGTCAAGGAAGCGGGCTTTGTCCTCGACCGTCATCTGATAACTCAGGCGCAGGGGGCGCTCCACGGTCACGCGCGTGTAGCCGAAGTCCGCGTTGTTAAAAATCTTCGACTTGTCGCCGTCGGCGAAGCGGCCGTAGAGCTTTACAATGTCGGCGATCTGATCCTTTCCATCTTCCTTTTCGCCGATCTTGCGGCGCTTGTCGCCAAGGCTGCGGCGCATGGGAACGTAGTATTCCCGAGCATCGATGAGTTGAATCCTGCCCTTGCGGCGCTTCTCCTTGCGGTTGGTGACTATCCAGATGTAAGTGCCGATGCCGGTGTTGTAGAACATCTGCTCCGGCAGAGCGATGATGGCCTCGAGCCAGTCAAATTCGATGATCCACTTTCGAATGTCGCTCTCGCCCGAGCCCGCGCCACCGGTGAAGAGCGGCGATCCACTGAAGACGATTGCCAGACGCGAGCCGTGCTTTTGCTGGTCGGGAAGCACCGGCTCGAATTTGCTGATCATGTGCTGCAGGAAGAGCAGCGATCCGTCGTTGACGCGCGGCAGGCCGGCGCCGAAGCGGCCCGAGAAACCAAGCTTGTCGTGCTGGCGTTCGATCTCCTTCTGCTCCTTCTTCCAATCCACACCGAAGGGCGGATTGGCGAGCAGGTAGTCGAAGGTCTCGCCCTCGAACTGATCCTCGGTGAAGCTGTCGCCGTAGCGAACGTTGTTGCCGCCGCCGTTGTGGTCCACCTGCTTCATGAGCATGTCGGACGCTGCAGTGGCGAAGGCGCGTTTGTTGTAATCCTGCCCATAAACGTAGAGCCTGGCCGCCGCGTGGTGCTCCCGTAAGTAATTCTGCGACTCGGCCAGCATGCCGCCGGTTCCGCATGCGGGATCGAGCAGTTTACGCACTGTTCCCGGTGTGGCGAGGAGTTTGTCGTCATTGATAAACAGGATATTTACCATCAGCCGGATGACTTCTCGTGGGGTGAAATGGTCGCCGGCGGTCTCATTCGCCAGTTCATTGAAGCGGCGGATGAGATTTTCAAAGATCAGTCCCATCTGCTCGTTGGGCACGGCGGTAGGATGCAGGTCAACGTCGCAGAACTTGGAGACGACGAGGTAAAGGATGTTCGCCTCGCGCATTTTCTCGATTTCGGGCTCAAGTTCGAAGAATTCGAAAATCTTGCGGACGTTGGCCGAGAAGCCCTTGATATAACTGACGAGGTGCTTTTCGATGTTGTCCGGGTCGCCTTTCAGCTTTTCAAAGTCGAGCGGCGAATGGTTGTGGAATCGTTGGCCGGCTGCCTTATCGAGGATTCTGTCGAGCGCTTCGTCCCTGTACTTGTCCTTCACCTGATCGTGCTTTCGGAGCACCGCCGCCTTCGTGGAGGCGAGCACGCAATCGAACCTGCGCAAGACGGTCATCGGCAACATGACGCGCTCATATTGCGGCGGCCGATAGGGTCCGCGCAGCAGGTCGGCGATCTGCCAGATCAGGTTTGCGAAGTAATTGTGGTCGGGCATTGATCACCTCGTGAAAATCGGTGACTGGCACAATGGCACTTAGATAACGAGTATCCTCGGTAGAAACCTGGTTCTGGACTTCGGCCTGGACTTCGACTTGGACCTGGACTTGGACTATTTGACCCAAGCCGGATACCTGAAATCAAAGTCCCCGACGGATTGTCACAATCCAAGTCTAGGTCCAGGTCCAGGTCGAAGTCCAAGTCCATGTCCAGGTTTGGCCGGCAATTTCCCTTAAGTTCGTGCCATTCGAGCCAGTCACCGATTTTCTTTCTTGCCGGGATTGACATCATTCTGACCTGCCCCTCCCGCACACACCCACTCATCGATCTCCGAAAGTTTGAACTTCCAAAGCCGCCCAACTCTGTGTGCCGGCAGGCTTTTGGCCTCGATCCAACGGTAAACAGAATCCTTGGCCACACCAAGGTGATCCGCTACTTTTTCAACAGAAACCCAAGGTTCAGGCATGATGCTTCCTTGCATGGGCGACGCACTCACGCCGAGACGGACTGAATCCCCTGCGATATGCTACCGAGGCTACCACCATCGAAAAGAGCGTACAAGAACAAACGTAAATCGTTGAAAGTCGATGAATGCCGATTCGAGTCACGCCGAGGAGAATCCGAACGACTTCACCTGAACTCAAGAACCCTCTCACTTGCCGTCGGGCTGCTCTCCGCGCT comes from the Terriglobia bacterium genome and includes:
- a CDS encoding restriction endonuclease subunit S, with protein sequence MRDSEAHSRVRLKYLAHLEMGQSPPSTMYTLSPEDGLPFLQGTADFGVQFPEPKVYCDSPTKIAITGDILFSVRAPVGELNIARQNTGIGRGLCAIRPNKDWVFRFAWWAIHEARYQLNFESTGSTYEAVSTEDVANMPVELAPVFEQRAIADYLDDETARLDGLVAAKERVLGLLAEKRRALIARAVTRGLDPRAPLRDSGIPWLGEIPAHWPLVRAKFLWQEQSLPVRKDDEMVTCFRDGQVTLRKNRREEGFTNAIKELGYQGVRAGQLVLHSMDAFAGAIGVCDSDGKCTPEYIICNPVRVDVSNPYFGFLLRVMALNGFIQASCTAVRERAPRIHFSDFGNMFFPLPPLGEQHGIVAHITEETAKLNAMRSATERTVALLKERRAALIAAAVTGKIAIPSKNKMAKECQNAI
- a CDS encoding helix-turn-helix domain-containing protein — protein: MPEPWVSVEKVADHLGVAKDSVYRWIEAKSLPAHRVGRLWKFKLSEIDEWVCAGGAGQNDVNPGKKENR
- a CDS encoding type I restriction-modification system subunit M, which translates into the protein MPDHNYFANLIWQIADLLRGPYRPPQYERVMLPMTVLRRFDCVLASTKAAVLRKHDQVKDKYRDEALDRILDKAAGQRFHNHSPLDFEKLKGDPDNIEKHLVSYIKGFSANVRKIFEFFELEPEIEKMREANILYLVVSKFCDVDLHPTAVPNEQMGLIFENLIRRFNELANETAGDHFTPREVIRLMVNILFINDDKLLATPGTVRKLLDPACGTGGMLAESQNYLREHHAAARLYVYGQDYNKRAFATAASDMLMKQVDHNGGGNNVRYGDSFTEDQFEGETFDYLLANPPFGVDWKKEQKEIERQHDKLGFSGRFGAGLPRVNDGSLLFLQHMISKFEPVLPDQQKHGSRLAIVFSGSPLFTGGAGSGESDIRKWIIEFDWLEAIIALPEQMFYNTGIGTYIWIVTNRKEKRRKGRIQLIDAREYYVPMRRSLGDKRRKIGEKEDGKDQIADIVKLYGRFADGDKSKIFNNADFGYTRVTVERPLRLSYQMTVEDKARFLDACPHLLDDVQAIDKALGREPQRDWNAVWAQIQDLLHTRRSRWKATEQKLFLSVFAQKDPEARPVATGGRGQCYEPDTDLRDFENVPLKDDIDAYFEREVQPHVADAWMDRTKDKVGYEINFNRHFYKYTPPRPLEEIDADLKLAEEEIMRLLQEVTK